The Calliopsis andreniformis isolate RMS-2024a chromosome 5, iyCalAndr_principal, whole genome shotgun sequence nucleotide sequence TTTCTTGAAATCCCGTATTGTATAATACATTGGGCGAAGAGCGAATAAAGGTAAAGTATATAATTTGATCATTAAAGTGACAAATGCACCATACAAAATAACCTGGAATAATATAAAAACACATTTAGTTAAGTAATGTTCTGTACAATTACAATATAGATATTGTTAACATCTCTCTTACTTTCAACAGTCCAATTATCAGCTCTGTATATAACAGAAATACTGGCTTATTGTCCCATGGATTTTCACTTTGTAGATCTATCGTATGTAGTATGTATTTTACACTAatattgaatacaacagttaaaAGAATAGCATATTCAAAACCAAACACAAGTTGTACAGAAGGTCCTTTTGTGGctgttgtattgtatgcataATGAATCATGATTAAATTTATTCCATGTAGAAGTCCTAATAAAGTACCAACTCTGAGGTGAAACAGCCATGTTATTACTGGGCTTCTTTCCATCTAAAAAGTAATGAAATTAGAATTTATGTCtacaagaattatttacatgtaTTTGTATTACTTACATAATCTACACGATCCTCCACTAACCAATGGAATGACTTCAAAAATAAAAGAAGTGTGAACAATGCTATAAATTTAGGACTGAAGTCATCCCGAAACACTGTAAATGCTAGGCAAGTCTCAGTTACAGCGTACCACACTTTCTCTAACAAATGCTGCAAGtaaacaattttcatttttgccatgtgtaTTTTATGTATGACAAAAGCTAttggtaataataaacatagtacacATATTTACCTCCAGTTCAGCAGCACGTAGGGtaccaaaaaatatttttcgaagAAAAGCGTTAATCATAAATACTAATATTAAACCTTgtgcataaattacctaaatttAACATAAAAGAAAAATGAAGGAACAATCTGACTATTCGAAATTCATTACTTATTAACCCTTCACGCACAAATGCTATGCTATTGTTTTTAAATGTACGAATGTCTACACATGACAAAGTAGCCTTGCTTTTTCACATATATTAACACACAAAGTTGAATTTTCGACTAATTGTCAATCGCAGACAACAAAAAAGACCGAAAACTGTTATCGTGCCTGAGGGTTTAAATTACAAATAATATTCATTAAGAAACACACGAGAACTTACCGTCATGCTAGGGTTGGATTTGGTTATATGGACTACTGTCGGATAAAATTGTTTTCTTTGATAATAAGCATTGCCTATTACAGCGCAGGTTAGCGCTGTACTTATCAACATTATTCCAGCCTCCCGCATCTTTGCGCTGGTTAGTTTTCCAGCCCAAGGGCTGTTATTCTCAGACAAAATAACCACTGACACTTATCGTACCGACAATTTACGTATCAACAGCTGTAGATTCGACTAGAACCAACGAGGCGCTGCTATCATAACGACTATATTCCGAAACTATAAACGAACGCACTCCTGATTGCAATGCTTTGGATGGTACTTTGCATGGGAAAAACATTTGCTTAATCTTATGGTTTCTTTCCTATTCTTGTTACCTGAAGATCGGAAAGTGGTTTGCCTCGCAAATGCGAGATTTCTTTACCATTATTATTTCGTTTGTGCGTGCAATCCGTTGTCAAACGTGTCTTATTTTAACTTGACAGTTCCAGATGGGACAGACGGTGCAACCTCATTGGTCGATGGAAAAATAAGTATATACGAATATGATACGTAATGTTATGCTTATACCACGTGGAAGACGACAGATTTGATTTTGATAAGAATGTGCGGGGGCAGATTGGAGCAGGAATTTTGTTCACGATCGAGTCGGGATCCCAAAAATTTGTAATGTTCAGACCAAGTTCAGACAGTCatgattttgaatatttgaacattgcaaACTTCTGAGATTCTGACCCGATTACACATTTAGAATTTCCAGAAAAATCCTTGATTTGTTTATAAAAAATTCGACAATTACCGATTTATTATTTATGGAAACTACTCGATTTATTAAAAATCTAATAGAGCATTTTTAATAATGGATCTCTGAGTTCCAATGTAGAATTTCGGAATCTCTGTAGCTTCCAGATGTAATCTTAGGTATTCACATATTatcttaaataaatatttattctatGAATACTGGGcttacaaaaaatacaaaagcttctgTTTTAATGGCACAAAGTTAAAAATTCTTCGAGATTTTTCATTTCCTTGCATCAACGTACAAATATCACACCTTTATGTTCTTACCTAACATATAATAGCATTTTTCTTTAGCATATTCTTATAATAATTCATTTGTGAATACTCTGATTATAATACACCTAATTATAcagttaaaatataattaaaagagAAATATCCTATCTATGTGACACTAAATTACATTATTCTCATATTTATACTAATTTCATAGTTtgctaaaatataaaatgtattaTTGAAACGTATAAAAGTTTAAATGAAGTGTTTGAACACATCTGTACCTATATCTGTAGATTTGCACATTAAATGTAGTTATATAGATTAAGTGTGTCTACTAATGTTTCTTGTTTTCAGAATACTTTTAGGACTCTGATATTTTGGAGTTCCCAATTGACTAACAGCTTTCAAAGGTGTTCTACGGGAATCTATTATGGATTTCCTTACTAATGCTTTAGCACTTTTAGGAGTTTTTACAGTTAGCGGCTTTTTTATGTGTGGAGTTTTACATAATGCATTACTGtcaatattatacatatttaatcTTGATTCTTGCAATATTGTGTTAATAGGCACCTTTTTCACTGACGGCGAAATGTTCATAATCGAATTTTCCTTTCGATTATGCGATGCATCGGACACAGTATTAAATTGTTTGTTCGTGGTAACTCGTAATGTGCTAGAATTCTTTACGTCAGCGTCTTGAGAAGTATGATAATATACTTTAGTACTCTGTTGATTTATATTCATAGCTGTGCTTTCTGTTTCTGCAGTAATTTGAGAAGGAACAGCTTTGGAGATTTTAGTGTTCTTATTTTTTATGTTCTTGTTCGATTTCCGAGATGATTCAGTCCTTTTAAAACTTTGCTTTGAGGTATTTGTGAATTGATCGTTATTTGTATTCGACCAGTTGTCTTTCTTATTTGAAACAGCAGTTTGAGTATGTACTTTTGTCGTACATTCATCGAATAATTTAGCTTTGGCTAACACCATCCCTGCATTTTGGGTTCTTAGTTTCGCTATCGATGCACGGCCAGTTTGTATGGCAGGACTATTTGTTTGATTTGTCGATTTAAAGTAGCCTTCAGCGTCTTTCCAGTTTGATTTCTTCCAATCGAATTTGGGAGCGAATGCTGTCATAAACGCATTATTTAAAACTATGTTTTGTTGACTGTTCGCCTTTTTTAACTTTTCTACTTTCTCTTCGGAGAACATTGCCGCGTTTGTTAATTCATTGCCATGAAAAGATGATACTCGTCGGACTGTTGTGTTCATTCGATTCCTTCCAGGTTGAAGAACCTCGCTCCCATTAGAATTTCGGGCATATCTTGTTGTATATGCATTCGAGTTATTAAATTCGCTGCGTAGATTATTCAAGAGAATATTGTTTTTTTCTTCTTCCCAGGAAGAAGTAGATACAGGTCGTAAATAAGAGTCGTCCTTCGTACAATTTGGTAAAAACTCTTTTTCCATGTATGAGTGATAAACACTATTTGATTTTTGATCAGTCTTTAGTTGCGATTGTAAATCGGATCCATGAGAAATATGCCACGAAGCTGTGCGTTTAACACGGTTACTACGAATTAAAAAAGAGACAATTAAAAAACAGGTATTAAATATGTACATTTATACGTATATTTATGATCCTACCTCATGATTCTTTCTTGCGATCTCCTTCTTAAAGTACCTATTTTTCGAGCGCTTGGAGATCTTATGATTTTATGTTCGCCTGATCTTCTAATTTTAAGTTCTTTCCCAAGTTTTCTAGCTAAATAATCTGTTGTTGCTGTACTTTCGATATTAGCTTCTTCTAAAGTTTTTTCATATGCAGTTTGTACTTTTTTTACAGAATGCGGTAATGGACTACCGTTTTCTTCACTATTTACACCTCCGAATTCTTGAGAGAGACGAGATTCGATTGCTGAAactctatttttaatttcttcatATTCACTTTTAGGGATAGTAACatattcctctgtctcttcgttCATAGATGTAACTTTAACGTGTGAATatgtttcaaaattatttaaagtCATCCTTCTTTTTGTTGGATATAATTGCATTTTATCGAAATTATCtagaatttttaattcttcCGAACTAGAACTTAATTGTGCGTGACATTTATTAACATTAGCTTCGTTTTCCTTCATTAACAAGACCTGCTCGTCACTGTCATCCGATAGATTAACATTCGCATCAACGAACATATTATTATACTCCGTATGAAGTTCATTCGATACATCATTGTCTTTTAAAATCAGTTTTAATTGTGATGAACCATCGCTGTATGTTCTATATTTTCTTTCTGAATCACATGTATTAGAAGCAGAACTCCAACGTCGTTCCGTGTACGTATTAAAAGTATTTATATACGATTCTGAATCTTCGTCGGTGCTTTTCTGAGAATTTAAAAAGATCATATAGACATTATgaagttataaaaaatattcaacaaattatttgaataatcTTACTGGCTTTTTCGGTACAAAACGATCCAGGCTGAGTCTGAGTTTCTTAGATTTATCTGTTTTATCTATAACTCTCCTGAAATATAGATTAAGTAATaagtataatttatatttaaagacTATGCAAGGTATAAACACTGAAATTTTTAGGCACACACTTCTTTTTAGTATTTGAAGGATCTGTCCGTTCAACAACTTTTCTCTTCTTTGTAGATTTACAATTTGAATCAGAATTTTCAGGAATTGGCTGATTATCAAATGTGTTACCATCTTCAGGCATTGGACCCTTGCTAACCATCTTCTTCAAACCATTAAACATTCCTAAAGAAATtacttaaatttaatttatgGAGTTAATGAATTGGTAGATTAGTTACATAATGTAAATATAATACATAAAGCTTCTTCAACATGCTGTTAATTTACTCAATAATTGTAATGGGATCATTTCACTAATGTTACATTAACATATGTGAATAGAAAAGAAGAGTTAATTGCTATGAACAGATTCACAGACATACTTAGATTAAGGTTGGAGGCACTTAGGTGTGGCTTACGTGTAAGACTTCCACTGCGGTGCTTCTTTTTTCTAGATTTTGAACGTGAATGATTGTCAGATATATCTAACTCATTATCTGTACTTCCAATTGTTTCTGTTGAAATTGTTTGAGTTATGTGATCTGGTAGAATACCAATACCCTCAGCATTTTCAATTAACGTCTGTAATAACATTACATAGTAGAACAAATAGAACTATTTGTTATGACTATTTGTTAAGTCATTTAATCTATTACCTTAACAATAATTAAATGTAATTCAAGACGCATTTGAACAGCTGTTATAGTTACTTCTTGTAAAGGCATAATATTTGGTCCAACAACCtttgctaaattctcaatactcattttattTTGCTTTTCGTATAATGATACTTTTTTTAGAAATTCCATAAAAAATGCCAAGGTATTAAGATGATGTGGAGGTAAAAGTATACATGCTAATAACAGGGCTTCTACACGACAAGTTTTAAGCATGGCACAGTGTAGAAACAAATCATGAAATGGATATGGTATCAGTGGTTCCGGTAAGTCTCTGAAGAAAGTCTTCAAGCAATTAGCTACATCAATTGCATGATGTTTCTCTCCTAAGGTTCCACCATTATCTAAACGAACCATTAAGTCCTTTTGCCTAAGCTGAGAGCCAGCTTTTCTGAATAATCCTTCTTGAGTAATATGTTTCTCCAAGAATGTAGCCGCTTGACTAATAAAAACAGGCACATGAACAATACCACCAGAAGAAAGATTCACAACGTCTAAGGGTTGATAGAGCAAAGGAGTTTTAAAAACTTTCTTAGAAATGTATTTAATCCCTTCAGGCCTTGCTGCCTTGAGCATATTCTTCTTAAACCGGTATTTAATACCATAATTGCGAAGATCACTGACGATCGACTGATACACTGTCTCTTTATGCAAAACATCGTAAATCAACATGTTTCCACTTTATGTATTCGGATCGTTCagtcataaattacaataaaatatctTTTTTGTCAACTATAAacatgtatatatttatatatataacaatgtaaatacatctCGTGTTACATCTATCAACATACGTTCGTCTGAAAATATCGTTATAACTGACATACAATACTGCCAActgctataatcaaatctcattatgAAATACGTTAAAATTAATCTTTTAATTTATTGTTGATAAAAACTTATGACGTTAACACAAACGTCAGAAGTAATTTATATTGAACAATGTAAAAAGAAAATCTTTACTTTAAACATAGGTGAACAGCTTTTTAATCAAGTTAAAGAGTAATCTCTTTTTATAACTGTATTCATGAGAACACAAATTTGTATAAACATTCGCAATTTTCTTGTAAATAACGAATATTTCTTTGCTCTAATTaaaattatcatttttatttagAATGTTTAAAGAAGTTATTGCATATTTTTTCAGACCTTCTTTCAAAATTAAGTACTTgagattttatgtttattaGTTGCAAGCATGCTTTCTAGAGAGACAAAATTACTAAGAATAAACTACAGTTTTAGACCATAAATATGATAAGAAATATCGATAAAAATATATCGATAAATAGGTTCGCAagggttttgtattttgtatcgtaacgCGGGAAAGAAAACGTTATATACTTCCTTTTACACTTAGAATTTATAAACAACTACTTCATATTGAAGATTTTAGAGAATTTATAATGTTTTCGAGAAGTATAATTAAATATCAACGACGTTTACTTTACAGTTCAGCAGACCGACAGATAAAACGGCATTTTATCAACTGTTTTTCTGTAACAAACCAACCACGATGCTCGACTCATTTGTTCCGTACGTTTAAtacgttattgttattacttacAGTTAATTTAATATCTTTCAATTAGATATTTACTTCTTAACTGTCTGCACAATCTTAAGTCTAACGTTAGGATTTAGGTAAGCCACGTGTGAGACGATCGACTACCGGGTAATTTAAATTTTCGTTGACATCGCTGTGCAAGACGATCATTCGACGTATCTCAGTTGTAAAAATACAAGAATTTTGTTATCGTGCAGAATAACTGTTCTTTTAAAttgtcaaaaatcaatattgtcGTTAAAAGTTGGTACAGATCAATACGCGTCTCTGttagatatatgtatgtatcaaCCCCTATTTCTCTCCAAACGTGAACTTATGTATGCAGAACAGTACAGGCTGATCTAACTTTAGAAATTGATTTTGTATCTAAATAGCACTACCAGGAAGTACTTAATTCTTGTATAGTTGAGAATAAATATTCTATAGTAATCTTAGAAATAGTTTCATTGATAAGGTGACAGTTATATGTACTGTTATAGATTGTTCAATCAATTTTTATGACTATCTTTTATAGCATCAAGGCAATTGAAGAAAAGAAATATGCATTCAGTAAGATTATTGTCAGGACATGATATGCCTACTGTTGGCTTGGGCACGTGGCAGGTGATTTAATAGTAGAATAGCGTTACGATTAAAATTGTAGTGGAAaagttttaaaaaaaaaagtttaattcaatttttcaattattaatGCTTGTAGGCTAAACCTGAGGAAATTGAAACTGTTGTGACCACAGCTTTAGATGTTGGTTACAAACATATTGATACAgcatttaattataataatgaagAGGCAATTGGAACAGTTTTGAAGAAATGGTTTGCAAAGGGTGGAAAACGTGAAGATCTTTTTATTACTACAAAGGTAATGCTCAttgcaaattaaaaaaaatatgattTACGTAAAACTTATTTTGTCTTCAGCTACCTCATTATGGTAATCGACCATCAGATGTGGAAAAGTTTATTAAGTTATCATTAGAAAAGCTCGGTTTAGATTACGTGGACATGTATTTAATTCATATGCCTTTTGCTTTTAAATTGGACAAGGATGTGTATGCTCCAGCAACTCACGAAGATGGAAGCTATATATTGGATACTGACACAGACCCTGTTTCAGTGTGGAAGGTTCAGTATTTACAAATACTATCTAATATTGTATTTGTAAATTAAGAATTATCAGATCTGAAAAATTTCTTAGGAAATGGAGGAGCAAGTAAGAAAAGGTCGTACAAAATCCATAGGTTTAAGCAACTTCAATGAAAAACAAGTACTAGATATATGGGAAAATGCACAAATAAAGCCAAGTAATTTACAAGTTAGTATTCTATATTTAAATGTCATCACATTTCTTAATCTTCATTTTCTAATGCTACTGTTCCTTTGTTGTTAGGTAGAGTTACATGCATATTTACAACAGAATTCACTTCGACAGCTGTGCCAAGCACACAATATTATTGTAACAGCCTACAGTCCTCTGGGCTCACCAGGAGCCAAGACGCACTTTCAAACGAAATACAATGTTACCGTCGAAAAATTTCCAGATCTCTTGGGACATCCAGAAGTACAAAAAATTAGTGAAGAATACAAACGATCTCCAGCACAAATTCTACTGCGATTTTTATTACAATTAGGCGTCGTCGTAATTCCAAAAAGTGCATCTCCAGAACGAATTAAAGCAAACATTGATTTATTTGATTTCACgctaaaagaagaagaaatgaaACTTTTAAGTGCTTTAGATAAAGGCACCCGCGGAAGAATCTTCAACTTTTTATTCTTTAAAGGGTAAGCGCATTCAAATCGACTAATTTGTCCACAAAAGTGTACAATTTTTTTACGATTTCTTTTAGAGTCGAGAAACACCCACATTACCCGTTTAAAGATGAACTAGaatcataattaaaaaatcatCGACGTGTAGTTTATGTTCATTGTATATTTATACATTGAAAATCGATGAAATACAGTACAAAATGGAAACTTACattaacaaataaatgcacaatataaaataagaagtgaatactatattaaattaaaaaaaaaaaaaaagtcatTACGTTTCAATGAAGTCTGTACAACATTTTACGTTGCATACGATGCTGAAGTTCTCCACGACGTATCATCGTGTGTATTACTTTATAAACAGCGCGTTCTGGATACGCTTGCTTTACAAAGTCTTTGACAATATTTTGTTCCGATACTTGGTTCCCGATAGGAAATCTACGTTTCAATTGTTTCTCGATGCGAGATAACATTTCATGATCTTCGTCTGAGGTAAATCCTTCCGCACCTAATAAATTATTAATCACATAAACATCGTGACaataaatacatacatattagTTACTTGATTCTAGATTACCAGCTAATGATCCGGACATTGCAGCATCTAAAGTAGAAACTTGGAACAATCTGAGTGCTTCATTGACGTGGACTTCATTGGCGAAAGCTTGTAATTGCATTTTAGCTAAAGATTCTGAAATTCTTATGACGGCTTCCAGCTGGCGAACAGTTATGGGAATAGACAATCTTTTCTCTGTATCCTTCTCGTGTTCTCTTGTACTAGCTCGCATCACTACATAACGATTTTTCAGTTTCTCTCCTGCATCCATATTAAGCCTTGGTCCACAACGTCTATGAAAGGTATACAAGTTAATTAAGAGCACAAAACGATACAATATGAAGTGATAAAATGACATAATCCTTACGTTCTGCAGTAATGAATATACTTCTTTAAGACATGTAGAGGTAACTCTCCTTCTGCAGATTGATCTGTAACTTGACCGGCATTGCTGTGAATATTCATCACATGTTTGGCtagtgttatatctttattttgGTCGTGTTCATCTTTGACGATAAAAATCATATCGAAACGCGATAAAATAGTTGGCATAAAATCTATATTTTCTTCTCCCTTTATATCGTCCCAACGGCCGAATATCGAATTTGCTGCTGCTAAGACAGAACACCGGGTATTCaatgttgtagttattcctgctttCGCAATTGATATCGTTTGTTGTTCCATAGCTTCATGTATCGCAACTCTATCGTCTTCTTTCATTTTATCGAATTCGTCGATGCAGACGACACCACCATCTGCAAGAACCATAGCACCTCCTTCCATGACAAAGTTTCTCTGCAAGGCAAAAAGAAAATCTTTTAAATGAAACTAGTTTGCTTGCATTAACGGAGTTAAGAATGGTACTAATAATTTACCGTTGTTGGATCTCTAAGAACCGATGCTGTTAGACCAGCAGCCGAACTTCCTTTTCCAGAGGTGTAAACTGCAACAGGTGCAACTCTTTCcacaaattttaataattgcGATTTAGCTGTACCAGGGTCACCCAACATTAGAATATTTATATCTCCTCTTCTGCATAAACCATCGGGCATTCTCTTTCTAGATCCACCGAATAATAGGCACGCTATAGCTTTTTTAATATCCAATGCACCAAAAATGCTTGGGGCTATACTTTTTGCAATTCTTTCATATATATTAGGATCTGCTGCTAAACGTCTGAACAAATCTTCCTCTTCATTTGTAACAGAGGGTTGAGTTCCTAAATACCAAAGTTACATTAGAGAACTGTACACAGGAAATCTTATACTTTTATGTGATCTTGTTACTATTAAACATACCACTGCCTGTATCTTCTCCATCTACAGAAATGCCAATAACTCTTATATATGGAGCTCGAACACCAACCAATGCTT carries:
- the LOC143179450 gene encoding uncharacterized protein LOC143179450, translated to MLIYDVLHKETVYQSIVSDLRNYGIKYRFKKNMLKAARPEGIKYISKKVFKTPLLYQPLDVVNLSSGGIVHVPVFISQAATFLEKHITQEGLFRKAGSQLRQKDLMVRLDNGGTLGEKHHAIDVANCLKTFFRDLPEPLIPYPFHDLFLHCAMLKTCRVEALLLACILLPPHHLNTLAFFMEFLKKVSLYEKQNKMSIENLAKVVGPNIMPLQEVTITAVQMRLELHLIIVKTLIENAEGIGILPDHITQTISTETIGSTDNELDISDNHSRSKSRKKKHRSGSLTRKPHLSASNLNLRMFNGLKKMVSKGPMPEDGNTFDNQPIPENSDSNCKSTKKRKVVERTDPSNTKKKRVIDKTDKSKKLRLSLDRFVPKKPKSTDEDSESYINTFNTYTERRWSSASNTCDSERKYRTYSDGSSQLKLILKDNDVSNELHTEYNNMFVDANVNLSDDSDEQVLLMKENEANVNKCHAQLSSSSEELKILDNFDKMQLYPTKRRMTLNNFETYSHVKVTSMNEETEEYVTIPKSEYEEIKNRVSAIESRLSQEFGGVNSEENGSPLPHSVKKVQTAYEKTLEEANIESTATTDYLARKLGKELKIRRSGEHKIIRSPSARKIGTLRRRSQERIMSNRVKRTASWHISHGSDLQSQLKTDQKSNSVYHSYMEKEFLPNCTKDDSYLRPVSTSSWEEEKNNILLNNLRSEFNNSNAYTTRYARNSNGSEVLQPGRNRMNTTVRRVSSFHGNELTNAAMFSEEKVEKLKKANSQQNIVLNNAFMTAFAPKFDWKKSNWKDAEGYFKSTNQTNSPAIQTGRASIAKLRTQNAGMVLAKAKLFDECTTKVHTQTAVSNKKDNWSNTNNDQFTNTSKQSFKRTESSRKSNKNIKNKNTKISKAVPSQITAETESTAMNINQQSTKVYYHTSQDADVKNSSTLRVTTNKQFNTVSDASHNRKENSIMNISPSVKKVPINTILQESRLNMYNIDSNALCKTPHIKKPLTVKTPKSAKALVRKSIIDSRRTPLKAVSQLGTPKYQSPKSILKTRNISRHT
- the LOC143179713 gene encoding DNA replication licensing factor Mcm5; this encodes MEGFDDPGIFFSDNFSVGETNETQANLQFSKKKFMEFIRQFHEGNFNYKYRDTLKRNYNLGQYWMEINLEDLAAFDESLAEKVYKHPTEYLPILEEAAKDLADELTAPRPEGEEKIEDIQVLLSSDAHASSLRGMKPDAVSKLIKIPGIIISASGIRAKATKIAIQCRSCRSMQTNISIKPGLEGYVLPRKCTTEQAGRPKCPLDPFFIMPDKCHCVDFQVLKLQELPDQIPQGEMPRHLQLYCDRYLCDRVVPGNRVLILGIYSIKKVTRTGNRGGGKDKALVGVRAPYIRVIGISVDGEDTGSGTQPSVTNEEEDLFRRLAADPNIYERIAKSIAPSIFGALDIKKAIACLLFGGSRKRMPDGLCRRGDINILMLGDPGTAKSQLLKFVERVAPVAVYTSGKGSSAAGLTASVLRDPTTRNFVMEGGAMVLADGGVVCIDEFDKMKEDDRVAIHEAMEQQTISIAKAGITTTLNTRCSVLAAANSIFGRWDDIKGEENIDFMPTILSRFDMIFIVKDEHDQNKDITLAKHVMNIHSNAGQVTDQSAEGELPLHVLKKYIHYCRTRCGPRLNMDAGEKLKNRYVVMRASTREHEKDTEKRLSIPITVRQLEAVIRISESLAKMQLQAFANEVHVNEALRLFQVSTLDAAMSGSLAGAEGFTSDEDHEMLSRIEKQLKRRFPIGNQVSEQNIVKDFVKQAYPERAVYKVIHTMIRRGELQHRMQRKMLYRLH
- the LOC143179710 gene encoding aldo-keto reductase family 1 member A1 isoform X2 is translated as MHSVRLLSGHDMPTVGLGTWQAKPEEIETVVTTALDVGYKHIDTAFNYNNEEAIGTVLKKWFAKGGKREDLFITTKLPHYGNRPSDVEKFIKLSLEKLGLDYVDMYLIHMPFAFKLDKDVYAPATHEDGSYILDTDTDPVSVWKEMEEQVRKGRTKSIGLSNFNEKQVLDIWENAQIKPSNLQVELHAYLQQNSLRQLCQAHNIIVTAYSPLGSPGAKTHFQTKYNVTVEKFPDLLGHPEVQKISEEYKRSPAQILLRFLLQLGVVVIPKSASPERIKANIDLFDFTLKEEEMKLLSALDKGTRGRIFNFLFFKGVEKHPHYPFKDELES
- the LOC143179710 gene encoding aldo-keto reductase family 1 member A1 isoform X1; protein product: MFSRSIIKYQRRLLYSSADRQIKRHFINCFSVTNQPRCSTHLFPSRQLKKRNMHSVRLLSGHDMPTVGLGTWQAKPEEIETVVTTALDVGYKHIDTAFNYNNEEAIGTVLKKWFAKGGKREDLFITTKLPHYGNRPSDVEKFIKLSLEKLGLDYVDMYLIHMPFAFKLDKDVYAPATHEDGSYILDTDTDPVSVWKEMEEQVRKGRTKSIGLSNFNEKQVLDIWENAQIKPSNLQVELHAYLQQNSLRQLCQAHNIIVTAYSPLGSPGAKTHFQTKYNVTVEKFPDLLGHPEVQKISEEYKRSPAQILLRFLLQLGVVVIPKSASPERIKANIDLFDFTLKEEEMKLLSALDKGTRGRIFNFLFFKGVEKHPHYPFKDELES